In Conger conger chromosome 9, fConCon1.1, whole genome shotgun sequence, the genomic stretch CTTTGTGTGACAGCTGTCAGACGCTGTGCGCTCCGGAGAATTACGATAATCACTTTGATGGCGCCATCAACTCGTTTAACAACTGCGCGCATTGCGACGTCTCGACGGAGTGATAGATCAAAGCGTCTGACAGCATCAGCAACTGTCCCAATTTTCTCCATTTCAATAATTGGAGAAAAATGGCTACATTTGCTAGCTTTTTACCTTAAATGCCTTCATacttttttctttgtcttgACATTATCTGACTGCATCATGCAAGTGGCGGCACTGCCGAGGGGTGtgagcgccctctgctggtgtgTGCAGTTACCGGTGGGGCTGGGGCAGCTGGCCAGGATGGTGTTGTAGTGGGGCAGGGCCTGGCTGGTCTGGGGGGTGACACGGGAGGCCTGCACCGAGTGGGGAGCCCCCCTGTGAAGAGACACGGATTGAGAAAGAAtattggagagggagggagagagggagggagggagagcgagagagagagagagaccagttaaggcatgaaaaatgtacagtagaTTTAATGTTGTTTCACTTTTAAACGCTTAAATGTACACTTTTTTTTACCTATTTAAATTGCACAAAGGGCCAAATAATGAGCGCTGGAAAATAGCAATGCAGCCTTTTGATTTACTTGTGCACAATATTGGAGAAGAGCTGAGGAAGAACAGCTTTGTCTTCATTAAAATGTGCTGCCTGACATTCATACTGTACGTGCCCGGCCATACAGATGAAATGGACCAGAAAGATCCAGCAAAGCGGCAGACAAAATAACACATACATCCAATGATACCAGTGTCCACGGGGTTAAATACAagcacagacatgtacacagacaACGCACAAGAATACGAACGTACACACATGCGCTCATTCAGATATACATAATCAGACCGGCATGTGTACACAGATGCTTatccacacacaggcaaacatgtacaaacacacactcacattagaTGGGCCCAAATGCCTTGGCAGAATGAATCATTAAGGTGCCTTAACAATACATTGTGTAAAAACCACAGGATAAAAACTGAGAATACATCCAGAAATCAAGGAGGAAGGAAGGAATAAAAGATGGCGGAAATGTGTAGGATGGAAGGATGGAGGGGAATCCgtaggaggaagagagaagtgAGTGGGAAATCTTGGCAGGGCCAGCATCAGCGGATAAGTGCAACACGATCACATTATGGAGGAACTTGAGCGAAGCGAAACCAGATACGAGAGCCAAAGCAGAGAAGATCAAGAGGAGGTGGGCTGATATGGAGCTGGAATGAGCAAAATCTCCAGCAGAAACAGTCCATTTCAAAATGGATGATAAACATAGGAACAAGATGGATCCCTAAGATGTAAATAGCATCTTTGGGAAGTTTTCTTAGAGTAAAGCTACATGGAACagagtaaacaaaaaaatactaaaattgAAAGAGGCAAAAATACACAAGACCATAACTGGAGTAGCTGCATATAATTAATGGAGAAGGTGAAGGCAGTGATGTCAGCAAGCAAGCCTTCtgggaaccagaacagaaactATTTTCATAAAGAACACTCTGACTTGctggccaaaataaaaaataaataagattttattcAACTCACAAGTTCAGTGTGAATTCACTATTGGGGCAGGGTGTGCCTGGGAAAAAGGTGAGGGGGTCACAGATCAGAGCCACATCTGTTTGACTACTCCAGGCATGCGCTAACGTAAACGGGCCGACCACTAATGAGCTAGGAGGAGAACAGATGAGGAGTGCAGCTGGCTAACGCTAGCGCTAACAACCCAAATGAGTGAAAAGGACAAATGAAGTGTGCTGGGCATACGCTGGTTATGGTAGTGCTAACGGGCCGAATGAGTGAGAAGAACAAATGAATGTGCTAGGCATACGCTGGCTAACGGTAGCGCTAACGGCTCAAATGACTGAGAACAAGAAGGAATGAAGAAAGATTCAGAAGTACGCAGAGGACCCACAGCAGGCAGGCGCGGCGTTGTCTCTCCTGAGGGACAGAAGCAGGACGGAGGACGAAGGACCTGGAGATTAGCCTGGTTAGCCATACCCGCCAGAAGCTCAATTCCAGTCCATCACTTCTTCCAGGGTCTGTCAGCAAACCCCCGCCCTGATTGACTGAGCCTCACCTGGCCTGAGGGGCGGCGATCTGCAGGTGGCCGCGCCCGTCCTGGCTCTGTCTCCGCTCTTGCCTGCCGGTCGTCTTCTCCACCTTACGCCACTTCGCTCTGCGATTCTGGAACCACACctgacacgggggggggggggggggggcgggtgtgtGGTACGGAGGGataagagagaggaggagagggaggagaaactGAGTGACAAGGACAAAGGAAAAATGCATaaatcagaatgggaaaagaaCTGCTCAGTTCAGCTGCATTCGTGTAGCGCTTTTCAAagagacactgtcacaaagagGCTCAACTGAAAAATGGGAAACAGGGAAGGGAGTATGAGAataaaggaagagagagaacaggaggagTGACAGCAAGGAGACACCAGCAAAGAGTAGGAGAACAGAGTAAATAGAACAGAATAAATCAGCTACAGGCTACCCTCTAATTGGACAGACAGATTAACATTGTGGGCTGCAGGTTTCTTTTAAGTTGTGTTTTTTCAGGAAACTTGTACTTGCTTATCATAATGTATTTGTTAGTTTTATCTGTACATTTTCATCTGGTTTGCTCTATTCCTGTGATATTCCAATGGGTGGTTGTGTATTTGTTACATTGATGTATTCTTAGGTCGCCACCGTAAAAGAGAGCTTTGCTCTCAATTGGCATCTCCCTTTTTAAATACAGATCTCTATCGAAATCCTCATGTGTGATAACGGAGAGGGTAGTCGAGAAGCTCACGTGAGTGATGAAAGAAGGAACCATTCTGAACACACTAACCATGATCCTCTGGGGCGTGACGCCGATGGCGACCGCTATCTCTTTCCGCTTGTCGCTGTCTGGGTAGTGGTCGTCGTGAAACAAgcgctccagctcctccagctgatctggggtcaggtAACAGACAGCGCAGGGTGAGAGAGCTGCTCCCCACCCACAGGAACGCACAGCAGCTCTGCGCTCTGCTCCTGCAGTTCtcctttttaaaatcatataATGTGCAAAAACACAGGAGtgcatttgtgggtgtgggcgCCGGCGTGATTAAGTAATCCTATCCGGAGTCTACCCTCAGATTATCTCATTAAGGTCTGCTCCTGTGAAACAGCCGCGGTTTCGCAGACACAAAGGAACGATCAGTCACCCCCGAAAACAACTGGCTGCTCGGAGCACAGACCCTATGATTTAGCACCGTTGTAAAGGGTGGGCGTAATCATAGCTCCACCGCACTCTGCTTCCTAATTATTCACAGGAGACTGGGGCCGCTTACCAGTGGTGTAGAGGGTGCGCATCTTCTTCTTGGGTTTGGGGGGCATGAGGGCCGGATCTAGGGAGTCCTCCAGCCTCAGGGCGTCGCTGCCCTCCCCTACGGGCAGCGCGGGGTACTGCAGGAAGGCGCCCTGCCCACGGGCGGTGTACCGGGTGTAGCGGCGGGTGGTGTACACCTGGGTGAACTTCACCTGCAGGGGCTGGAAGTCGCCCAGGCTCACCACTTTGGGCGGAGGCTTCACGGGGAGGTCGGGCTCCGTGGACTGGGGGGGCAACAGGGGCGGGGCTTCCGACGTGGGGCTGCTGCGGGGCCTCTTCTGCGGGCGTGGCGGCTGAATGCGCACAGGGCAGAGGGGCTGGCCGATTGGGCTGGGGCCGTCGCTGGGCGGGGCCGAGCTGAAGTACTCCTCCTGCCCACACACGGCCAGCAGCCCCGACTCCGCCCGAGCCTCGCCCGGCTCCTCGTCCTCCTGTAAGGAGAAGAACGGCGAGTCTCCTGCATTCAGCTCCTCGccgtctctcttcctctctgccccctccgCTGCATccacctgcagctgctgctccaTCACCTTCTCCTCCATCTCTTTCGTCTGCTCCgccactctttctctttctttctcttcctgcACTGCTTTTCTGCTCTCTTTCTGACTTCCAAAGTATGGCCGCTCTTCCTCCTTCCCCACATCCTCATCACAGAGCAGGCTGGGGCTGtctgtaaaacacacatttatacactctTACACAGTTatcctcacacagcacacaaacacacacagcctcttaCACACATTCATAGTCccgcagcacacaaacacacacagactcttacacacacattcatactcacacacaaggTTCAGGAAAAACTAACATAAAAGACAGAAGCACGTAGTAGCACAGCTACATAATTACACAGATATAGAGTCGGCTATCATACTATAAACagacagaaataagaaatctctgaatacaacacacacaattacCGAGAAAGCTAAACAGTGTAAACCATGCACGTGGTGGCTTTAAATATAGTAGTGAATGAGGGAGGGAAGCCTGATGCTATTTTACTGCTGAGCTTGAAGGTCAAATGCACATCCCACGCAAGTCTAAATCTCAACCCTTTTCACTGGTTCTTGCTGGGTTTTCTCAGTGCATATTATCTTCTCCCATTTACTAAATGTATTTATGCAGGGCCTGTCCTATATGCCCTTCATGTTGGGCCCCACCTCCTGCGAAGGGGCCGCTTCTTAGCCTATATTACTACCACTGTGCAAAGCGGTACCCCCCAGTCTGCAATTACAGTTCACCACCATTGGCAAATCCAGGTAATTGGCAGGattttactttctgaagctGGGTTCTACACCTCTGCCCAAATCCCAGGCATTTCTGCCATTTGAAATCTTGTTTCTGAGAACTTCTGTAAAGGTTGGTCTGTGGGGTCACCTAGTTTTCACAGCTACTCACAGCTTAATTGTTGATTAATTAAAACAGTTTACACCAGTGGTCGCCAACCCTGATCCTAGAGAGCTACTGAGTCTGCTGGtcttcgttgttactctgcccATAATTAATCAATTACAGCAGTTGATTCAATTAGAGCGCAGTTAATCCACtcgttacctgggtctcaataGGAGGCAGATTTTAAGGtgataacaaaaacaagcacacccagtagctctccaggaccagggatgaAGACCACTGGTTTACACACTTACATCACCTGCTTGTGTGGGGCTGAACTGGGTGCTGAGCAGTTGCATGGAGGACCGTGTGTATGCTTTGTCACGTTTTTATCCCAGCCTCAGATCCCGATTATATAAGTAGTTAAATGATTTGTGTTGTCAAAATAACAACTGctgcttatattctgtgcttcaATGCAGTTAAATGCGTATGGCAGAATGAGTAGTTAGAATCAATTTaggcagcattaattggttggaatgaaaacctgcatacatacGGCCCTCACAGTTTGAGACCACCGttttaatgtgaaaacaaaTCAAGGGCTAGCCAGAACCAGGGCTGTAGACCCTGCATTATGTTGAAATACATTCCTTTTTGATGATGATCCAAGACCTGGAGGGTCAGATTCCTGCAGGTTTTTGCAGCAAACACAGTTTCTGAACACTTCACAGCTTGTTTAGTCCTGGAGCACGAGCCCATCTGACCTCCTATCAACGTGTGCCTCTCAGGTACTGATCTTCTATTTGACACAGGCTGTAATTAGTCAATTAGAACCACTAATTGTTTGGAAACCTCCATCGTCTGTTGTTTCTTTAGCACCAAGCAGCTGCTACTGGACCTGGGGAGGAGGGACGCCACTGGCAATTCCACACTGGTCAGAAAGTTACCAAGATAAAACCATTCAGATGTTCATGGCCAGAGTCACGAAGCTGCACACTTTAGGTGTCACGTGATTCAcctccaaaaatgtttttttttttaaacctaagTAATTTTCTACATGCTAAACGTTTTTGTCTTACCTAAAACGGTCTCGTTGGGTTTttctactactacaactactaggAAAAAAAGACGTTTTCGAAAAATAAAGTTTTAGTCAaatattaaaatgcacaaatcCGTTAGTTTATTAAAGAATTTCAGCCGCCTATACAAACGCATTATTGCTGGTCTAATGTCCATTCAAATGTAGGCTACACGCAAACAGAAGCGTAGGTACGGATCTTTGATCTAACGAGGTAATGCAATTATTGTTTAGGATAAAGCAATAATGGGCACACAATTACATGACATCCATTGATATGAAACAATTTCCTTACCAAAACCATTCACTGATTCGTGGTCGTCTTCCATTTCGAATTACCTGCAAACAGACTTACACGCTAACTAGCAATAACAATTAAAACACCTGAATTCTGGGAGAATCCACAATATTGAACGGGGGGTAAGCAGGATCCGAAACATGTCGCTTGAAAACTCAACGAGTCAACGAGAACCCAAACAGTATAAATGTCTCAGATTATGAAAGATACCCCAGGCCGTAGGTGGTTCCTTCCAATTAATTTAAACCCTAATCAGCTGACTGGTCAACCGGGTGCTCAAGAAACCTCGGTTCTCTTTCCCCGCATGTGTGAATTGATTATTCACAGTTTGTCTTGTTTCAGCCACCAGGCCTGTAATACGGTTAGGCAATGTAGCCTACTCAGGATGAACGTATTTTAAATCTACGCCTTTAAAACGTATTTTTAATAGCCATAAATCCATCCGCCTAACAAGAATATAGTAACAACTTCTTAAAACTGAATGAGATATAGGTAGGCCGACTGCTTGCTGCACCACAAATCAAATTGGGATTATTTTCACTTTATACACTGCTTGTAAGTCAAGAGAATGTAAGAGTCTAAACTAGTTGCGGTCTGAAGACATGAATTACACGTGTACAGTTCATTtatggttatttgtattaaagGTAGGTtagtaaacaaaaataatgacacCGTACTACAGCTTCATTTAACCTGGAATTGAACTGGAATGTTTTCCACAGCAATATTTTACATACTCCTGGGATGTGTCCCTTCGATAGCATGGATATGATATAGCACTTATTATGACACATTTACATTCAATGGAGAGGGATagcaaggtgagagagaggagagagaggccaggTGACCGAGGCGgagaaggaggggaaaaaaggaggAGGTGGTGCGCCTGCCGTGAGGGAAACGACAAGAAGgaaatggagggaggagggaaagaTGGAGATATGATGAATcagtacagagagaggggggcgggtaGAGTGAGCAAGTAAGATGGGAAAACTGGGCACCGCATGTTGTGAGGAGAAGgagaacagagagggggagtgggaaGGGAAAGCTCCCCACATAGCCGACTCTAATTATAACTCCCAGCCGTGAAAACAAGCAATTAAATTTCAGGATGAATTTCCTTCAGCGACTGCAGCCTCATGTGGGTGAAGAGATGACGTCAACCCCCCTCTGGAGAGACAGCCACCAATCTCTGCATGCGTGACGTGGGGACAAGGACTGcaagctgcagagagagagagagagagagagagggagagagagagaaagccagaaAGAGAGTGTCTCTGTCTCAGCCCGCTGCCCTGTTTTTGAGGTGTTCACCCCTCCCCAACGTTCACAGAAAATTTTGTGATACTATAAAGGCTTTGCTGCTGTATGATGAgttgttttacatgttttacatGTGCACTAATTAGTAGCATAATACATGTAAACAATGTTCCTAGTCATAATTACCACTGTTATACTGGACTCTAACTGTTTGTTTGACagttacatttgtacatttaaacTAGTGTAATGCTTTTTTCATCTTTAGCTAAATTGTGTCTTATTGTATGTTTTGCTGATTCTGGGACACGCTAATTTTCTCCTTTGAGATTTGTCGAGCTCTATTTTGAagtacaacacaaaaacaacatctaTAACAGTCTTCCGGCAGAGTTCCACACTGACAACCACAAGAAGATTGTTCACAGCGCATATAAACACAATATTCGGCAGTGTGCAGTTTTtcaaccatttctgtgtcttGCTATCATCAAACTACCTATGTAGCTAGATCCATGAGGTTATAGCCTTGTTAACCGGTTTGAGCCAGTCGGAAATCTTATTGCAAGTGCGCACAGCATCCATCAGCAGCTTCTGCATGAGTAATTTTTCCAAAGGGAAAtcttcttctctctttcctcaGCCCCTTCAATTCAAACTATGGTGAAGCAATTACCCACAGAGAAAGCCTTTTTAGGTTTAGTATAACTTATGTACGAGTGTCATGGTTGGGGCTTAAAGTCTCCAGCATATCCAAGCTAATATGTTAGGGTGTGGGACTTGACAAAGAAGTTAATGGTCACTGATTAAGCAGAATGGATTGTGAGGTACATTGGTCCTCGCTGTGGGTCAGATCAGTATTTTGCAGTCTGCAGTGATGTATAGGTTTGAATCACAGGTTCATTATCGCTAGCAGAGGCTATGTTATTTGGGACCTTAGAGAAGCACAGATGTCTGAGTTCTGATAAAAATCCCAACcaacaatttaaaatgaataatgcatAAAATGTAACTGCTGCCACATTGCAACAGCCCAGAAACACCGGCAGCGTTTTGGAAAGTGACAAGGGTGTTACATGTTGGCTGGGTAGCGGAGTCTCTCAGCATCACGCTGTGGAAAAAGCTCCACTCATCTCCTTGGTAACCACAATCTCCATCTGCCCTGAGGGAAACACAGGCTTCATGGTTaccgtctccctctctcgctgctTCGTGAATCAAAGTCCACTTTCACTGGTTACGGTGTCCCAGCAACACTTAATTCGGCACACAGAGCACATTCCAGGGGTTTGCAGCTCCTCGCCGTTTTCAGAGACCAACCGAATTTCCATTCAGTTGTTCAGTGGAAGTGGCTTTACCACACCTTGCCAGCAGAGGGTGCTGACCAACAAAACCCCACCCCTGCTACAGAAGGAAGGGGTATGGGATATAGTGTATGAAATCTGGCACAATGATGAAAGGAATAGAATGCTTAATCATGCCGTTGCTTCAAACGTTAGGAAGAAcatgtcattcaggaacacgtCTCCTGAATACCCttaaacatcacaaaaaaacaacaggatCAAAATGTTCAGGTGGACCAGAGATATTgcagtgtatgtctgtgtgtgtgcgtgtgtgagagagtgaggcttCCACCCGTTCTTCCCCACTCCATTGTCTGCTTCCTGATTGCTCCCTGATTGCTTTTCCTTCAGCTCCCTCAAAATTCCCACAAACCTCCAGTTCCCGTCCCACAGAAACCAATAAGATGGCAGCACACAAAGTGGTACCCAATCAGGCCTTTTATTTAGAACAGAGTGGCAGATTAGTGACAGGACTCACCTGCTGAGGACCAGCAGAGTCCTCACAGAcaagtaaaacaataaaacaataaactcagattttaaaaatgtgaatgtataaaaacacaatGGGCAAATAGAAAGAACATTTCGCCTTTGCGGTCTCAGTGAAGCCTTGTTTGGGGCGTGGCACAGAGACAgaaatctctctcctctcatttgGCTATTTTCAGGCTTACATGGGTACAAACACCTATGTTTTTAACAACACCATAGAAAAGACAGCAAACATATAGAGAAGTTCAttcgcaaaaaaataaaataaaaaaaccaccaTTCATACATCTGCGAATGTATATAAATCGATCCTTTTCATTATCTAAAGTGTGAGTGACCTCAACAAAGTTCTGTACAGAGCAGAGACCTCCGATTACAAACCGCAATCCACTGCAAGAGTGTGTGAACGCCgtaaaaaaacattccacagtGAGGTGTAGCTCTAGTCTTGAGTGACACTCGTGACAGGTGATGTCTACAGGTGCAGTGTACATTTACACAGGTGAGACTATGGGCAGGTGGAGGTGGGCACCCATACAGGTGAGTTTATGGTCAGGCGGAGGTGACACGAGTGAGTCTAAAGGACAGGTAAGGTGTAGATGCAGGTGTGAGACTCGGACACAGAGGGCAGGGACAGCGTAGATGAACAGGTACAGTATGAAAGatatgaggggggggggggggggttgggtgcgACTACCTGACAATGGAAGAGTATCAGATCTGCTGGACCAGGTAAGCACACCTGCTCCAGGTACATTCCACGCAGGTGATGACCCCTCATCTACACTTGCAcattacatacagacacacatacacacgctagcatgcacacagacgcacacaaggGACAGATACATATACCTGTAATAACAGGTAGGTCCCTGCACCGTGTCTGTAGAGAAAGAGACACATCCTAAACTCCCATCTCCcattctcc encodes the following:
- the LOC133137812 gene encoding homeobox protein Hox-B2a-like isoform X3, producing MEDDHESVNGFDSPSLLCDEDVGKEEERPYFGSQKESRKAVQEEKERERVAEQTKEMEEKVMEQQLQVDAAEGAERKRDGEELNAGDSPFFSLQEDEEPGEARAESGLLAVCGQEEYFSSAPPSDGPSPIGQPLCPVRIQPPRPQKRPRSSPTSEAPPLLPPQSTEPDLPVKPPPKVVSLGDFQPLQVKFTQVYTTRRYTRYTARGQGAFLQYPALPVGEGSDALRLEDSLDPALMPPKPKKKMRTLYTTDQLEELERLFHDDHYPDSDKRKEIAVAIGVTPQRIMVWFQNRRAKWRKVEKTTGRQERRQSQDGRGHLQIAAPQARGAPHSVQASRVTPQTSQALPHYNTILASCPSPTGVAAGGDVGQQCLTATGPAGSAVDHLPPVMLSPPPLRRASLPLLTSYNPPNHLAPLLLDTPDNSFTTPHPDSAGKESQGTSSSIFDYSEAVGNTVKVDTQHYLHSGHQGGALSYQLNPYPQQHGSLLPASNLGQYPRLSYLAPSSSLAPTPPDNNPPSYLTFGTGGNAGVVTYTTGGQAYFQSQSGGQFLLQSGVHDLFLFP
- the LOC133137812 gene encoding uncharacterized protein LOC133137812 isoform X1, with amino-acid sequence MEDDHESVNGFDSPSLLCDEDVGKEEERPYFGSQKESRKAVQEEKERERVAEQTKEMEEKVMEQQLQVDAAEGAERKRDGEELNAGDSPFFSLQEDEEPGEARAESGLLAVCGQEEYFSSAPPSDGPSPIGQPLCPVRIQPPRPQKRPRSSPTSEAPPLLPPQSTEPDLPVKPPPKVVSLGDFQPLQVKFTQVYTTRRYTRYTARGQGAFLQYPALPVGEGSDALRLEDSLDPALMPPKPKKKMRTLYTTDQLEELERLFHDDHYPDSDKRKEIAVAIGVTPQRIMVWFQNRRAKWRKVEKTTGRQERRQSQDGRGHLQIAAPQARGAPHSVQASRVTPQTSQALPHYNTILASCPSPTGVAAGGDVGQQCLTATGPAGSAVDHLPPVMLSPPPLRRASLPLLTSYNPPNHLAPLLLDTPDNSFTTPHPDSAGKESQGTSSSIFDYSEAVGNTVKVDTQHYLHSGHQGGALSYQLNPYPQQHGSLLPASNLGQYPRLSYLAPSSSLAPTPPDNNPPSYLTFGTGGNAGVVTYTTGGQAYFQSQSGGQFLLQSGVHGGLGAFQACPWSDAYGQVGQFPPAVFHRTQYAPSAAPGLLSTQHYIQMQRPATGPGQSVFQPVQRGPVGPLAPLQLPPASTLRPQYQIPERADRTLPGAKMGHDPGGIAVKPEYDPPPESNQSQPPDTRTTETEPPFSCDFSPIHF